The Sorangiineae bacterium MSr11367 genome window below encodes:
- a CDS encoding response regulator produces the protein MMGAAKPNLTGAASGRLGGMEADFVGTLGRKAGDVRTALGTLEADPKARGPRDDVRRRLHAIGTAARLLHFDSTRVAIARAESILDRMGPNGALSQGDLDEIGRLLDDLPVLAWEDVSSRRAADESGAPSVQAEAPHTALVVGEDAIAMAISEATGSKASFECERTTDATYAAVLAQEMNPDVVVVDGDIEGADELVETLLERAELLPLVVLGRFEQASEEARFIALGVAKTLKKPAGEEALFQACLEAADQHRGRTVKITLPEAVAKVEKPADKADEETTGGEVAGADRAFSRGRGAAADVRLDGRRVLVADDDPGVTWFIADLLRTTGCVVSEARDGAEALELAYKTAPHLILSDVLMPKLDGFQLTRLLARDVALRDTPVILLSWKEDMLQRVRELGAGAAGYLRKESDARAILARVREALWPRARIEARLRGRQEVRGRLDGLTVRSLLELVCSTRPKSHVCLRDASFVYELEIRDGVPCRAWRTAPDGSVLRGSRAMAAMLGVWAGRFHVSPSEEPLEPELLGTLRAQIAEPIANARGAAHLLSGARVLSVTKVTVDSEIISGYLGATPEPVRRLVERVAAGESPRQVLLRGNVDPVMLESALLDLASRGAVREVRGVQGEDLLRPSVDRALRMESSEKLAAPLAEAADAEDAAEASPEPVPAAEPEPSSSNVALIESMGASSVTPMTSVVKPVPARTAPPKKRERRWFSMGLFGVVAIAALGARLATGAPAQASAPVAAAGGGAVPAPMFESRDDGPARTETTPTAVVSAPTLPIAARSKAKEASTKDAGVKAVAATHAPMTDMDLAATELLHAPNASTIEP, from the coding sequence ATGATGGGTGCAGCGAAGCCAAACCTGACGGGCGCGGCGAGCGGAAGGCTCGGCGGTATGGAGGCCGACTTCGTCGGTACCCTCGGACGAAAAGCCGGCGACGTGCGCACGGCGCTCGGGACGTTGGAGGCGGATCCGAAGGCGCGCGGGCCGCGCGATGACGTGCGGCGCAGGCTGCACGCCATCGGTACGGCGGCGCGGCTGCTTCACTTCGACTCCACGCGCGTGGCGATTGCACGGGCGGAGTCGATTCTGGACCGGATGGGGCCGAATGGCGCGCTGTCGCAAGGCGACCTCGACGAGATCGGGCGCCTGCTGGATGATCTGCCGGTTTTGGCCTGGGAAGACGTCTCCTCCCGGCGCGCGGCCGACGAAAGCGGTGCGCCGAGCGTGCAGGCCGAGGCCCCCCACACGGCGCTGGTCGTGGGCGAAGACGCCATTGCGATGGCCATTTCCGAGGCCACCGGCTCCAAGGCGTCGTTCGAGTGCGAACGCACCACGGATGCGACGTACGCCGCCGTCCTCGCGCAAGAGATGAACCCCGATGTGGTCGTGGTCGACGGCGACATCGAAGGCGCCGACGAGCTGGTGGAAACGCTGCTCGAGCGGGCCGAGCTCCTGCCGCTCGTGGTGCTCGGGCGCTTCGAGCAGGCCTCGGAAGAAGCGCGATTCATCGCGCTGGGCGTGGCGAAGACGCTGAAGAAACCGGCCGGCGAAGAAGCGCTGTTCCAAGCGTGCCTGGAGGCGGCCGATCAGCACCGCGGGCGGACCGTGAAGATCACGTTGCCCGAGGCCGTGGCCAAGGTGGAAAAGCCGGCCGACAAGGCCGACGAGGAAACGACGGGCGGCGAGGTAGCCGGCGCGGATCGCGCATTTTCACGCGGGCGCGGGGCAGCGGCGGACGTGCGGCTCGATGGACGTCGCGTGCTGGTGGCCGACGACGATCCGGGGGTCACCTGGTTCATCGCGGACCTGCTGCGCACGACGGGCTGCGTGGTCTCCGAGGCGCGCGACGGCGCGGAGGCCCTGGAGCTCGCGTACAAGACGGCGCCGCATCTGATCTTGAGCGACGTGCTCATGCCCAAGCTGGATGGCTTTCAACTGACGCGCCTTCTGGCGCGGGATGTGGCGCTGCGCGATACGCCGGTCATCCTGCTCTCGTGGAAAGAGGACATGCTCCAGCGCGTGCGCGAGCTCGGCGCCGGGGCGGCGGGCTACCTGCGCAAAGAGAGCGACGCGCGGGCGATTCTCGCGCGGGTGCGCGAGGCACTGTGGCCGCGGGCGCGCATCGAGGCGCGGCTTCGCGGGCGGCAGGAGGTGCGCGGGCGGCTCGATGGGCTGACCGTGCGTTCGCTGCTCGAATTGGTATGCAGCACGCGGCCGAAGTCGCACGTATGCCTGCGCGATGCCTCCTTCGTGTACGAGCTGGAGATCCGCGACGGCGTGCCATGCCGTGCGTGGCGCACCGCCCCCGATGGCAGCGTCCTTCGAGGAAGCCGCGCCATGGCGGCCATGCTCGGCGTGTGGGCCGGGCGCTTTCACGTGTCGCCGAGCGAGGAGCCGCTGGAGCCGGAGCTCTTGGGCACCTTGCGGGCGCAGATCGCCGAGCCGATCGCGAACGCGCGCGGGGCCGCGCATCTCTTGTCGGGGGCGCGTGTTCTGTCGGTGACGAAGGTCACGGTGGACTCGGAGATCATCTCCGGGTACCTCGGCGCGACGCCCGAGCCGGTGCGGCGCCTCGTGGAGCGGGTGGCCGCCGGCGAGTCGCCTCGGCAGGTGCTGCTGCGCGGGAATGTGGATCCCGTGATGCTCGAGTCGGCGCTGCTCGATCTGGCCTCACGCGGTGCCGTGCGTGAGGTGCGGGGCGTGCAAGGGGAAGATCTGCTCCGGCCCTCCGTGGACCGCGCACTGCGCATGGAATCCAGCGAGAAGCTCGCCGCGCCGCTTGCGGAAGCGGCGGACGCCGAGGACGCGGCCGAAGCGAGCCCCGAGCCGGTTCCGGCGGCCGAGCCCGAGCCTTCGTCGTCCAACGTGGCGCTGATCGAATCGATGGGCGCTTCGTCGGTCACGCCGATGACGTCGGTCGTGAAGCCCGTGCCCGCGCGAACCGCGCCACCAAAAAAGCGCGAGCGGCGCTGGTTCAGCATGGGGCTCTTCGGCGTCGTGGCGATCGCGGCCCTCGGGGCACGCTTGGCCACGGGTGCGCCGGCGCAGGCCTCGGCGCCCGTTGCGGCCGCCGGCGGCGGTGCCGTGCCCGCGCCGATGTTCGAGTCGCGCGACGACGGCCCGGCCCGGACGGAGACGACGCCCACGGCCGTCGTGTCCGCACCGACCCTACCGATCGCGGCGCGAAGCAAGGCCAAGGAAGCGAGCACGAAAGATGCGGGCGTCAAAGCCGTTGCCGCGACCCATGCTCCGATGACGGACATGGACCTCGCAGCCACGGAGCTGCTACACGCGCCGAATGCATCGACCATCGAACCGTAG
- a CDS encoding GNAT family N-acetyltransferase, which translates to MASPPPLRFRQAHEDDIGRLLDIQLGAFPDSRSFEARKRHLQQRIFGDFGDLYVAAHGSQLLAQAFVYPIQGWFGGRRVPLGGIASVAVAAEARGRGVARALLEHVHEVSRARGDALTLLYAFRHGFYRRLGYAAVTPMVRLEVAPSAIPEAWVTAARGAFRILDRDDREALVQMYERAALRATGWLQRRPLAWERWLLDDRRAWFITNDRRGYVSWSLEQSEDHAATHLVVRDVVAEDDATWRLIWGLLGAQKDQIHAIDVSVTHDDPAVHALVDVDANRFGTERVEHPLGTVYAGPMVRVHGVATALEARGYAADGELVVGVAGHESYALEVRGGTPRATVTDAPCDLLFSDAAILSSVLYGAVRPSQLTRTGLVTARDGGSLAQADLLLALPAFHALDPF; encoded by the coding sequence ATGGCCAGCCCGCCCCCGCTTCGGTTCCGCCAAGCCCATGAAGACGACATCGGACGCCTGCTCGACATCCAACTGGGCGCGTTTCCCGACTCGCGCAGTTTCGAGGCGCGCAAGCGCCACCTGCAGCAGCGCATCTTCGGTGACTTCGGCGATCTGTACGTCGCCGCCCACGGCAGCCAGCTCCTGGCGCAGGCCTTCGTCTACCCGATCCAAGGTTGGTTCGGTGGCCGCCGCGTTCCACTCGGCGGCATCGCCAGCGTGGCCGTCGCGGCCGAGGCCCGCGGTCGGGGCGTGGCCCGCGCACTGCTCGAGCACGTGCATGAAGTCTCGCGCGCCCGCGGCGATGCGCTGACCCTCCTGTACGCCTTCCGCCACGGCTTTTACCGCCGCCTCGGGTACGCCGCCGTCACACCGATGGTCCGGCTGGAGGTGGCGCCGTCGGCCATCCCCGAGGCGTGGGTGACCGCGGCACGCGGTGCCTTCCGCATCCTCGACCGTGACGATCGCGAGGCCCTCGTGCAGATGTACGAGCGCGCAGCCCTTCGCGCGACCGGCTGGCTTCAACGGCGTCCGCTCGCCTGGGAGCGGTGGCTGCTCGACGATCGCCGTGCGTGGTTCATCACCAACGACCGACGCGGTTACGTCTCGTGGTCCCTCGAGCAGAGCGAAGACCACGCCGCCACGCACCTGGTCGTGCGCGACGTGGTGGCCGAAGACGATGCCACCTGGCGGCTCATTTGGGGCCTTCTCGGTGCGCAAAAGGACCAGATCCACGCCATCGACGTCTCCGTGACCCACGACGATCCCGCGGTGCATGCCCTCGTCGACGTCGACGCGAACCGCTTCGGCACCGAGCGCGTCGAGCATCCGCTCGGCACCGTGTACGCCGGCCCCATGGTGCGCGTGCACGGAGTGGCCACCGCGCTCGAAGCGCGTGGGTACGCTGCAGACGGTGAGCTCGTCGTTGGGGTCGCCGGACACGAGTCGTACGCACTCGAGGTGCGCGGCGGCACCCCGCGCGCGACCGTCACAGATGCACCGTGCGATCTCCTCTTCTCGGACGCCGCGATCCTCAGTAGCGTCCTTTACGGCGCCGTCCGTCCTTCGCAGCTGACGCGCACCGGGCTCGTGACCGCCCGCGACGGCGGAAGCCTCGCACAGGCCGACCTCCTTCTGGCCCTCCCCGCGTTCCACGCGCTCGATCCGTTCTGA
- a CDS encoding Bax inhibitor-1/YccA family protein has protein sequence MNQYSRSYGAAQVRSPESVASYLRRVYLLFTGGVFFAIAGALGALYLGEPTVLHGRGGVALELPPLVAFGMQHWIMMLIMYIGAFFAASALRMRPGINVVALFGYTTITGIFLAPTLFYAQLMASQGATLDASPVRDAFLLTGLAFTGLSGYVLVSRKDFSFLGAALNMGFWVILGAMILGIFLHSAVFQLAIASVGVLLFSGYILYDTSRMLHDRSENDAVGAALRLFLNVVNLFLFLLRILSSSRER, from the coding sequence ATGAACCAGTATTCCAGGTCGTATGGCGCAGCGCAGGTTCGCTCCCCGGAATCGGTGGCGAGTTACCTGCGGCGCGTGTACCTGCTTTTCACCGGTGGCGTTTTCTTCGCCATCGCCGGCGCGCTGGGCGCGCTCTACCTCGGTGAGCCGACCGTTCTTCACGGACGCGGCGGGGTCGCCCTGGAGCTGCCTCCCCTCGTAGCCTTTGGGATGCAGCATTGGATCATGATGCTGATCATGTACATCGGTGCGTTTTTCGCAGCCTCCGCGCTGCGTATGCGCCCCGGCATCAACGTGGTCGCGCTCTTCGGCTACACGACGATCACGGGCATCTTCCTCGCGCCGACGCTCTTCTACGCGCAGCTCATGGCCTCGCAAGGCGCCACGTTGGATGCGTCGCCCGTGCGTGACGCGTTCCTGCTCACCGGCCTCGCCTTCACCGGCCTCTCCGGCTACGTGCTGGTCTCGCGCAAAGATTTCTCGTTCCTGGGGGCCGCCCTCAACATGGGCTTCTGGGTCATCCTCGGCGCGATGATTCTGGGCATCTTCTTGCACTCTGCCGTGTTCCAACTGGCGATTGCTAGCGTCGGTGTCCTCCTGTTCTCGGGCTACATCCTCTACGACACGTCGCGCATGCTGCACGACCGCTCCGAGAACGACGCGGTCGGTGCCGCGCTCCGTCTGTTCCTCAACGTCGTGAACCTGTTCCTCTTCCTGTTGCGCATTCTGTCCTCGTCGCGCGAGCGCTGA
- a CDS encoding Ig-like domain-containing protein has protein sequence MHLSAERSIWTLSAAMLVAGAWAAYAGACASYEDGGDEVPPRARASAIDGGAFLDPGEQVGENYTTFTFGNPGSTSDGLQGTGMLVVGSLGDPPGSSLRFFDGAERQHAGVYEIAYKNDGAHHEQVSAVLPTSVPASGVALADGTPFDGTALWLGHSRFQPNKAPRVGQDSPPIEGAHWDGSIGPADPGSAVRSEDAYQATVPIVQNRDTRRSFVISAQVYAPTHEGANYGIRPQASLQRIAGPATHYGLTTPGGLGMRQVDLSSVVDRWALLQVRVDVTTNGGSLADSSDDTGHATFRYFLNGNAVGNPDTLSFDQPSMQAPGLTGPVSVSPGFGLTRGWQGDAPEVFLDNISLDAIVPKSTNFVLLSPASSDAGIRDLTKFRVSTGNLQGVASVEYLLNGKPIFANQAPVLPLTNGPQYEFDWHTANWFDGFANLQAVARDGAGNELGRTAVVPFKIANGPDTVRLISPDPTQTLHGQVDWTVGVDDLPALPPGRAYMWLFYVDGKDWGTDCYADGLPTPCQVDSGIEYPTYSSTSPVSIPLDTTRLSDGVHELYATVRAYGGGEERVLGATQVTIHTFNSTPLPDGGRRAMDLRAKFKHAFVTPGETAELSPRLVYPDGTNAAPSPPATLTSSDASVASVAAGGTVQGVSPGFATITAKLGDFTATTLVEVRASHDAPQFTRGAGIVTHYTPGPSLFPRILMHTAPGAFEHDRGLGPAMQQASLNSLETEFYFNACDYPDAGPTGLTVPLAGAGAPFSCTDSPYLDATTWRTKNDDLTTKTAQAAMDNHLNIYLTADSITRQPSEAYNSIYASDSKQRIPYVLEWAKRHNVIGIDMSDEITMTWYGTGTPTDDRWLTRPSHTTDRRGIQLNGVSLRQDGEILHDSDPRSMWLAGTTGVMGAARNAQLIIVLPDQAYDVDGIRIWNYYEAGMIDSGVKDFTIETSADNALAPPAGGITWRGANAGAGFSAVLAKAPEPGDPVIPANVGEFFPRADAGTGPTFSNVRSLRFTINSTYRTNDDRGGIAEIMFSGKASGSSAASGLIGSYELPPNYHPVVASSPSPMVDQGVRNDGFLQLMNTMNSTPGGRPPVTWTALGRSSPGEVKGWTGDPRLSDYNGTYWTFWAKRRAYPYGGSMFEVADGMDVATLGRRGAYLPGGANMMIISGTGPDYRQNGPGDRFVAGRDTLLVGRNPRSADDRANRLCRPTRRGGNAGVSLRSPVRTQTGGEGVHRYFRGRTPGGGMEIDVQCLQPNRQIGALHPTAAKERHRSGGIRSHGRAERQQWGLAHRTERVGGAADHPRRSHAVQASHRHHTHTLAGFHRATYPKHAQRHHRRRSHAGSDGSGILAVPMNSRG, from the coding sequence ATGCATCTTTCTGCGGAGCGTTCCATTTGGACGTTGAGCGCGGCCATGCTCGTGGCAGGCGCATGGGCGGCTTATGCGGGCGCGTGTGCCAGCTACGAGGACGGAGGTGACGAGGTCCCTCCGCGCGCGCGGGCATCGGCGATTGACGGGGGAGCGTTTTTGGACCCCGGCGAGCAAGTGGGGGAAAACTACACGACATTCACGTTCGGCAATCCCGGCAGCACGAGCGACGGCTTGCAGGGAACCGGGATGCTCGTCGTCGGGTCGCTGGGAGATCCGCCCGGGAGCAGTCTTCGCTTCTTCGACGGGGCCGAACGACAGCACGCAGGCGTGTACGAGATTGCCTACAAGAACGACGGCGCGCATCACGAGCAGGTCAGCGCCGTATTGCCGACCAGCGTGCCTGCATCCGGCGTTGCGCTTGCCGATGGCACCCCGTTCGATGGCACGGCGCTATGGCTTGGACATAGCCGATTCCAGCCCAACAAGGCGCCGCGGGTCGGTCAAGATAGCCCTCCAATAGAAGGCGCCCATTGGGACGGCAGCATCGGGCCGGCCGATCCCGGGTCGGCCGTTCGCTCCGAGGATGCGTATCAAGCCACCGTTCCCATCGTTCAAAATCGGGACACGAGGCGGAGCTTCGTCATTTCGGCCCAGGTCTACGCGCCTACGCACGAAGGCGCGAACTACGGCATTCGCCCGCAGGCCTCCTTGCAGCGTATCGCTGGCCCGGCAACTCACTATGGGTTGACCACGCCCGGGGGTCTCGGCATGCGTCAGGTCGATTTGTCCTCGGTCGTCGATCGATGGGCGCTGCTGCAGGTTCGCGTCGATGTAACCACCAATGGGGGCTCCCTCGCCGATTCGTCGGACGATACGGGACACGCTACGTTTCGCTATTTTCTGAACGGAAACGCCGTGGGCAATCCAGACACCCTTTCATTCGATCAACCCAGCATGCAAGCACCGGGATTGACCGGACCGGTCTCCGTGTCCCCGGGCTTCGGATTGACCCGGGGATGGCAGGGCGATGCACCGGAAGTCTTCCTCGACAACATCTCGCTCGATGCGATCGTGCCGAAAAGCACGAACTTCGTATTGCTCTCACCGGCTTCGTCCGATGCGGGCATCCGAGACCTCACCAAGTTTCGAGTGTCCACCGGAAATCTGCAAGGGGTGGCGAGCGTCGAATACCTGCTCAATGGGAAGCCGATTTTTGCCAATCAGGCGCCGGTTCTCCCGTTGACCAATGGGCCCCAGTACGAATTCGATTGGCACACGGCCAATTGGTTCGACGGGTTCGCGAATCTGCAAGCGGTGGCGCGGGACGGGGCAGGCAACGAGTTGGGGCGAACGGCCGTGGTGCCATTCAAAATTGCCAATGGACCCGACACGGTGAGGCTCATTTCACCCGATCCGACGCAAACGTTGCATGGCCAGGTGGATTGGACCGTAGGCGTGGACGATCTGCCCGCTCTTCCCCCTGGCCGCGCCTATATGTGGCTCTTCTACGTCGACGGAAAGGACTGGGGGACCGATTGTTACGCCGATGGTCTACCCACGCCATGCCAGGTCGATTCGGGCATCGAGTACCCAACTTACTCGAGCACATCACCGGTAAGCATTCCGCTGGACACGACACGGCTCTCGGATGGCGTGCACGAACTTTACGCGACGGTTCGTGCATACGGCGGCGGGGAGGAGCGTGTCCTCGGCGCCACGCAGGTGACGATTCACACGTTCAATTCGACTCCTCTGCCGGACGGTGGACGGCGAGCGATGGATCTGCGTGCGAAATTCAAGCATGCCTTCGTGACCCCCGGCGAAACGGCCGAGCTCTCTCCTCGGCTCGTGTATCCGGATGGCACGAATGCCGCGCCTTCGCCGCCGGCCACGCTCACCAGCTCGGACGCGTCGGTGGCGTCGGTGGCGGCTGGGGGAACCGTCCAGGGCGTTAGCCCGGGCTTTGCGACCATCACGGCGAAATTAGGAGATTTCACCGCGACGACCCTTGTCGAAGTTCGCGCGTCCCATGACGCTCCGCAGTTCACCCGCGGGGCGGGGATCGTGACGCACTACACCCCCGGTCCGTCACTCTTCCCGCGCATCTTGATGCACACCGCGCCGGGGGCGTTCGAACACGATCGCGGTTTGGGCCCCGCGATGCAACAAGCCAGCCTCAATAGCCTGGAGACGGAATTCTATTTCAATGCGTGCGACTACCCTGACGCAGGCCCCACGGGACTGACAGTCCCCCTCGCCGGCGCCGGAGCACCGTTTTCCTGCACGGACAGCCCGTACCTCGACGCAACCACGTGGCGGACCAAAAATGACGATTTGACCACCAAGACCGCCCAAGCGGCGATGGACAACCATCTCAACATCTACCTGACCGCCGATTCCATCACGCGCCAGCCGTCGGAAGCTTACAACAGTATCTACGCATCCGACTCGAAGCAGAGAATTCCCTATGTGCTCGAATGGGCCAAGAGACACAACGTGATCGGCATCGACATGTCCGACGAGATCACCATGACCTGGTACGGAACAGGGACCCCCACGGACGACCGATGGCTCACGCGACCATCGCATACGACGGACAGGAGGGGGATTCAGCTGAACGGGGTGAGCTTGAGACAGGACGGCGAGATCCTCCACGACAGCGATCCAAGGTCCATGTGGCTGGCAGGGACCACCGGGGTGATGGGCGCAGCGCGAAACGCTCAGCTGATCATCGTCCTGCCCGATCAGGCTTACGATGTCGATGGCATCCGTATTTGGAACTATTACGAGGCCGGGATGATCGATTCGGGGGTCAAGGATTTCACCATCGAGACATCGGCGGACAATGCCCTCGCGCCGCCGGCCGGCGGCATCACCTGGCGCGGTGCAAATGCCGGTGCCGGCTTCTCCGCGGTGCTGGCCAAGGCGCCGGAACCCGGTGACCCGGTGATACCGGCGAACGTCGGGGAATTCTTTCCCAGGGCCGACGCGGGGACAGGACCGACGTTCTCCAACGTCCGCTCCTTGCGATTCACCATCAACAGCACCTATCGCACGAACGACGATCGCGGCGGCATCGCCGAAATCATGTTCTCGGGCAAGGCCAGCGGGTCCTCGGCGGCGAGCGGCCTGATTGGTAGTTACGAGCTCCCCCCAAACTACCACCCCGTCGTAGCCAGCTCCCCGAGCCCCATGGTCGACCAAGGCGTTCGAAACGATGGGTTCCTACAATTGATGAATACCATGAATTCGACGCCGGGCGGCCGTCCCCCCGTCACTTGGACGGCCCTTGGACGCTCCTCCCCCGGCGAGGTAAAAGGCTGGACGGGCGATCCGCGGCTCTCCGACTACAATGGCACCTACTGGACGTTTTGGGCCAAGCGTCGCGCCTATCCATACGGTGGATCCATGTTCGAGGTGGCCGATGGGATGGACGTCGCCACATTGGGCCGTCGCGGCGCCTATCTCCCAGGGGGCGCAAACATGATGATCATTTCGGGAACCGGCCCCGATTACCGGCAGAACGGCCCCGGAGATCGATTCGTTGCAGGCCGAGACACGCTCTTGGTTGGAAGGAACCCCCGCAGCGCAGACGACCGCGCAAATCGTCTATGCCGTCCTACGCGGCGCGGCGGGAACGCGGGTGTATCACTACGATCCCCCGTCCGCACGCAAACCGGGGGAGAAGGTGTCCACCGGTATTTCCGCGGTAGGACCCCAGGCGGAGGCATGGAAATCGATGTCCAATGCCTACAGCCTAATCGCCAAATTGGAGCCCTACATCCTACAGCCGCAAAAGAACGCCATCGATCTGGGGGCATCCGTTCCCACGGGCGCGCGGAGCGGCAACAATGGGGACTTGCTCATCGCACTGAACGTGTCGGAGGTGCCGCAGACCATCCACGCCGATCTCACGCCGTACAAGCGAGCCACCGGCATCACACGCACACGCTTGCTGGGTTCCACCGAGCAACTTACCCAAAACATGCCCAACGCCACCACCGTCGACGATCTCACGCTGGCTCCGATGGAAGCGGTATTTTGGCTGTTCCAATGAATTCGCGCGGCTAG
- a CDS encoding OprO/OprP family phosphate-selective porin — protein sequence MKFKSSFRSTAQRSARSLLFLAVLFAAIRNAAAQEPVPPSPSPLLPPSEVEERMRALETKLAAIQEKDEKRSKLLEWLEHLRISGYLQPQLIWQSFNDAASPNVGAGNSPGLPGGIGPNSTIARPDGTTTNPDFFRLRRARLKTEVMPSEYAKFVFEIDPNLAGGTAVGTGTIAKNTEAVAIIPWSKDVRTEIGMGIFKIPFGNELLQSDADRPFIERGWAEQNFTPGEFDTGVRAYTTALEKKLTVQAAVVNGVTEGERNFTIVPDLNRGKDVVGRVNLNIGPADAGVSGVVGEGAVVDSAALRFQQYRRWGVNFEAAVHHPFVKSLGTTKLSSELVLAHNLDRGVRYAFALPTITTNDGGNVGSHDERALFVRLEQDFSKWFTLGLRYDMYTPDSAQKNNARDTYSTVFVVHFTKGLQLMLEYDHAIDNVHRPGASAPSRHIESFSSVLQVRI from the coding sequence ATGAAGTTCAAATCTTCATTTCGATCGACTGCGCAGAGGAGCGCGCGTTCGCTCCTGTTTCTCGCGGTGTTGTTTGCCGCAATTCGCAATGCCGCGGCGCAGGAGCCAGTGCCGCCGTCTCCTTCTCCGTTGCTGCCGCCGTCCGAGGTCGAAGAGCGCATGCGTGCGCTCGAAACGAAGCTCGCGGCGATCCAAGAGAAGGACGAAAAACGCAGCAAGCTCCTCGAGTGGCTCGAGCACCTGAGGATCAGCGGCTACCTTCAACCGCAGCTCATTTGGCAGTCATTCAACGATGCGGCGTCGCCAAACGTCGGTGCAGGTAATTCGCCGGGGCTACCTGGGGGTATCGGTCCCAACTCCACCATTGCAAGACCGGATGGGACGACGACGAACCCGGACTTCTTCCGACTTCGCCGCGCGCGCTTGAAGACCGAGGTGATGCCGAGCGAGTACGCGAAATTCGTCTTTGAAATCGACCCTAACCTTGCTGGCGGTACGGCGGTGGGAACCGGCACGATCGCGAAGAACACCGAAGCGGTGGCGATCATCCCCTGGTCGAAGGACGTGCGGACGGAAATTGGAATGGGCATTTTCAAGATACCGTTTGGCAACGAGCTGCTTCAGAGCGATGCCGACCGTCCTTTCATCGAGCGAGGCTGGGCGGAGCAAAATTTTACGCCCGGTGAATTTGATACCGGTGTCCGCGCCTACACCACCGCGCTGGAGAAGAAACTCACCGTGCAAGCCGCCGTGGTCAATGGCGTGACGGAAGGTGAGCGAAACTTCACCATCGTTCCCGACTTGAATCGGGGAAAAGACGTGGTGGGGCGCGTCAACCTCAATATCGGACCCGCGGACGCCGGCGTGAGCGGCGTCGTGGGGGAGGGCGCGGTCGTGGATAGTGCGGCGCTCCGGTTCCAACAGTACCGCCGCTGGGGCGTGAACTTCGAAGCCGCGGTACACCATCCATTCGTGAAGAGCCTTGGCACAACGAAGCTTTCTTCGGAGTTGGTCCTCGCGCACAATCTCGATCGTGGCGTCCGCTACGCGTTTGCGCTGCCGACAATCACTACGAACGACGGTGGAAATGTGGGCAGCCACGACGAGCGCGCCCTCTTCGTGCGGCTCGAGCAGGACTTTTCGAAGTGGTTCACGCTCGGTCTGCGCTACGACATGTACACGCCCGACTCGGCCCAAAAGAACAACGCGCGCGATACGTACAGCACGGTCTTCGTGGTGCACTTCACCAAAGGCCTTCAGCTGATGCTCGAATACGATCACGCCATCGACAACGTCCATCGCCCGGGCGCCAGCGCCCCGTCGAGGCACATCGAGTCGTTCTCGAGCGTACTCCAGGTTCGGATCTAA
- a CDS encoding 1-acyl-sn-glycerol-3-phosphate acyltransferase: MKIRDAALGIYTHLEFVTCVTAFLPIMAASHLRHRGDVTQREPGRWMRRLGRTAGSLTPLWKFTIEGEPPPDIQRKAHVVVANHPSEADPFLLAWLPWDMRWVAKEELFKTPLIGWALTFGGDIALRRGDGSSVRTMMTECESAIAAGISIMIFPEGTRTRNDDAMRFRDGAFDLAIRTKAPLLPIAVAGTKDLRPKTAPWIARGHACAKILEPIPTENLTAEDLGALRDRSRDAITAVLPDLRARHGY, encoded by the coding sequence ATGAAGATCCGCGATGCGGCCCTGGGGATTTACACACACCTGGAGTTCGTGACGTGCGTCACGGCATTTCTGCCCATCATGGCGGCCTCGCATTTGCGGCACCGCGGCGATGTGACGCAGCGCGAACCGGGGCGGTGGATGCGCCGTCTGGGGCGCACGGCCGGCTCGCTCACGCCGCTCTGGAAGTTCACCATCGAGGGGGAGCCGCCGCCGGACATCCAACGCAAGGCGCACGTGGTCGTCGCGAACCATCCCTCGGAGGCGGATCCTTTTCTCCTGGCTTGGCTTCCGTGGGACATGCGGTGGGTCGCCAAAGAGGAATTGTTCAAGACGCCGCTCATTGGCTGGGCGCTGACCTTCGGCGGGGACATTGCGCTTCGTCGCGGCGACGGTTCGAGCGTGCGCACGATGATGACCGAATGCGAGAGCGCCATCGCGGCGGGTATCTCCATCATGATTTTCCCCGAGGGTACGCGCACCCGAAACGACGACGCGATGCGCTTCCGCGACGGGGCCTTCGATCTGGCTATCCGCACCAAGGCGCCGCTCCTGCCCATTGCGGTCGCCGGCACGAAAGACCTGCGGCCGAAAACCGCGCCCTGGATCGCGCGCGGGCATGCCTGCGCCAAGATCCTGGAGCCCATTCCGACGGAGAACCTGACGGCCGAGGACCTCGGCGCGTTGCGCGATCGATCGCGCGACGCCATCACCGCCGTTCTCCCGGATCTACGCGCGCGCCACGGCTACTGA